A region of Paraburkholderia largidicola DNA encodes the following proteins:
- the serC gene encoding 3-phosphoserine/phosphohydroxythreonine transaminase gives MRVFNFSAGPAAMPEEVLRQAADEMLDWRGSGMSVMEMSHRGKEFMAIHEEALTDLRELLQVPASHQILFLQGGGLGENAIVPMNLMGRKASADFVVTGSWSQKSFKEAQKYGAAHIAASGETAEGFTRAPARAEWNLSDDPAYVHLCTNETIHGVETFEIPDLGDIPLVADASSHILSRPMDIAKYGVLFGGAQKNIGMAGVTVVIVREDLLDRSMTVCPSAFEWKTVALNNSMYNTPPTYAIYIAGLVFKWLKKQGGLTAIEARNVEKAKLLYDTIDSSSFYLNKVERNARSRMNVPFFLADESRNEDFLAGAKARGLVQLKGHKSVGGMRASIYNAVPLEGVKALVEYMREFEQRSA, from the coding sequence ATGCGCGTCTTCAATTTCTCCGCCGGTCCTGCGGCCATGCCCGAAGAAGTGCTGCGCCAGGCAGCCGACGAAATGCTCGATTGGCGCGGCAGCGGCATGAGCGTGATGGAAATGAGCCATCGCGGCAAGGAATTCATGGCGATTCACGAAGAGGCGCTGACCGATCTGCGCGAATTGCTGCAGGTGCCGGCGAGCCATCAGATTCTCTTTCTGCAAGGCGGCGGTCTCGGCGAGAACGCAATCGTGCCGATGAACCTGATGGGCCGCAAGGCGAGCGCGGACTTCGTCGTGACGGGTTCCTGGTCGCAGAAGTCGTTCAAGGAAGCGCAGAAATACGGCGCGGCGCACATTGCTGCCAGCGGCGAAACGGCCGAAGGCTTCACGCGCGCGCCGGCGCGCGCCGAGTGGAACCTGTCCGACGATCCCGCCTACGTGCACCTGTGCACGAACGAAACCATCCACGGCGTCGAGACCTTCGAGATTCCCGACCTCGGTGATATCCCGCTCGTCGCCGACGCGTCGTCGCACATCCTGTCGCGCCCGATGGATATCGCCAAATATGGTGTGCTGTTCGGCGGCGCGCAGAAAAACATCGGCATGGCGGGCGTGACCGTCGTGATCGTGCGCGAAGATCTGCTCGATCGTTCGATGACCGTATGTCCGTCTGCATTCGAATGGAAGACGGTCGCGCTGAACAATTCGATGTACAACACGCCGCCCACGTACGCGATCTACATCGCCGGGCTGGTGTTCAAGTGGTTGAAGAAGCAGGGCGGGTTGACGGCGATCGAGGCACGCAACGTCGAAAAGGCGAAGCTGCTGTACGACACCATCGATTCATCCAGTTTTTATCTGAACAAGGTGGAGCGCAACGCGCGGTCGCGGATGAACGTACCGTTCTTCCTCGCCGACGAGTCGCGCAACGAAGATTTCCTGGCCGGCGCGAAAGCGCGCGGGCTGGTGCAGCTGAAGGGCCACAAGTCCGTCGGCGGCATGCGGGCGTCGATTTACAACGCGGTGCCGCTCGAAGGCGTCAAAGCGCTTGTCGAGTACATGAGGGAATTCGAACAGCGCAGCGCGTGA
- a CDS encoding prephenate dehydrogenase, with product MTDVAAFSFDKLVIFGVGLIGGSLARALRERGDVGGERRVIGVGRSAASTQRALELGVIDASASLTDDAALGAALKDADVVLLAAPVAQTQPLLERIAPFLDPSTIVTDAGSTKSDVVAAARAALGERIGQFVPGHPIAGRESSGVDAALPDLYENRNVVLCALPENAQASVDRIAAMWRATGASVHAMPPDQHDRVFASVSHLPHVLSFALVEQILNSSDAALKFSFAAGGFRDFTRIAASSPEMWRDVCVANRVALLDEIDGYTAVLARLRSAIEAGDGATLEAVFARSRAARSEWQERATLTQKASPERSATDDASK from the coding sequence GTGACTGACGTGGCAGCGTTCTCTTTCGACAAACTGGTGATTTTCGGCGTCGGGCTGATCGGCGGATCGCTTGCGCGCGCGCTGCGCGAACGCGGCGACGTGGGCGGCGAGCGGCGCGTGATCGGCGTGGGGCGGTCGGCTGCCTCGACGCAGCGCGCGCTCGAACTGGGTGTGATCGACGCAAGCGCCTCGCTCACAGATGATGCTGCGCTAGGCGCTGCGCTGAAAGACGCCGACGTGGTGCTGCTTGCCGCGCCCGTCGCGCAGACGCAGCCTCTGCTGGAACGCATCGCGCCGTTTCTCGACCCGTCGACGATCGTCACCGACGCCGGCAGCACGAAGTCGGATGTCGTCGCTGCGGCACGCGCGGCGCTCGGCGAGCGCATCGGCCAGTTCGTGCCCGGTCATCCGATCGCGGGCCGCGAATCGAGCGGCGTCGATGCCGCGCTGCCCGACCTGTACGAGAACCGCAACGTCGTGCTGTGCGCGTTGCCGGAGAACGCACAGGCATCGGTCGACCGTATTGCCGCGATGTGGCGCGCCACGGGCGCCAGCGTGCACGCGATGCCGCCCGATCAGCACGACCGCGTGTTCGCGTCGGTCAGCCATTTGCCGCACGTGTTGTCGTTCGCTCTAGTTGAGCAAATTCTCAATTCATCCGATGCCGCACTGAAGTTCTCCTTCGCGGCAGGCGGCTTCCGCGACTTCACGCGCATCGCCGCGTCGAGCCCGGAAATGTGGCGCGACGTCTGCGTGGCGAACCGCGTGGCGCTACTCGACGAAATCGACGGCTATACGGCTGTGCTGGCGCGTCTTCGCAGCGCGATCGAAGCCGGCGACGGCGCGACGCTCGAGGCTGTGTTCGCCCGCTCGCGTGCCGCGCGCAGCGAATGGCAGGAGCGCGCCACGCTCACGCAGAAAGCGTCGCCCGAACGCTCGGCCACCGACGACGCGTCGAAATAA
- the gyrA gene encoding DNA gyrase subunit A produces the protein MDQFAKETLPISLEEEMRRSYIEYAMSVIVGRALPDVRDGLKPVHRRVLYAMHELNNDWNRAYKKSARIVGDVIGKYHPHGDSAVYDTIVRMAQDFSLRYMLVDGQGNFGSVDGDNAAAMRYTEIRMAKIGHELLADIDKETVDFQPNYDGSENEPTILPARIPNLLINGSSGIAVGMATNIPPHNLSEIVDACHHLLKNPEATIDELIEIVPAPDFPTAGIIYGVAGVRDGYRTGRGRVVMRAATHFEEIDRGQRMAIIVDELPYQVNKRSLLERIAELVNEKKLEGISDIRDESDKSGMRVVIELKRGEVPEVILNNLYKATQLQDTFGMNMVALVDGQPKLLNLKEMLSHFLSHRREVLTRRTVYELRKARERGHVLEGLAVALANIDDFIAIIKAAPTPPVAKQELMDRSWDSSIVREMLQRAETDNATSGGRTAFRPEGLNPAYGMQADGLYRLSDTQAQEILQMRLQRLTGLEQDKILSEYRDVMAQIADLLDILARPERITSIIFDELTSIKGEFGDERRSRIELNATELNTEDLITPQDMVVTMSHSGYVKSQPLSEYRAQKRGGRGKQATQMKEDDWIDTLFIANTHDHILCFSNRGRVYWLKVYEVPQGSRNSRGRPIVNMFPLQEGEKITVVLPVKEFSADKFIFMATALGTVKKTPLEAFSRPLKKGIIAVGLDDGDYLIGAAITDGEHDVMLFSDSGKAVRFDENDVRPMGREARGVRGMQLEDGQQVIALLVAGDEQESVLTATENGYGKRTPITEYTRHGRGTKGMIAIQTSERNGKVVAATLVDSDAQIMLITNTGVLIRTRVSEIREMGRATQGVTLISLDEGTKLSGLQQVAEAEADVDGDADAPADEAGGDESEAS, from the coding sequence ATGGATCAATTCGCCAAAGAGACTCTACCAATCTCCCTAGAGGAGGAAATGCGCCGCTCGTATATCGAGTACGCGATGAGCGTGATTGTAGGGCGCGCGCTTCCCGATGTCCGCGATGGTCTGAAGCCGGTTCACCGGCGCGTGCTGTACGCCATGCACGAACTGAACAACGACTGGAACCGGGCGTACAAGAAATCGGCGCGTATCGTCGGCGATGTGATCGGTAAGTACCATCCGCACGGCGACTCGGCTGTATACGACACGATCGTCCGCATGGCGCAGGATTTTTCGCTGCGCTATATGCTCGTCGACGGACAAGGCAATTTCGGGTCGGTCGACGGCGACAACGCCGCGGCGATGCGTTACACCGAAATCCGCATGGCGAAGATCGGCCACGAATTGCTCGCCGACATCGACAAGGAAACGGTCGACTTCCAGCCGAACTACGACGGCAGCGAAAACGAGCCGACCATCCTGCCCGCGCGCATCCCGAACCTGCTGATCAACGGCTCGTCGGGCATTGCCGTCGGCATGGCGACCAACATTCCGCCGCACAATCTGAGCGAAATCGTCGACGCCTGCCATCATCTGCTGAAGAATCCGGAAGCGACGATCGACGAGCTGATCGAGATCGTGCCGGCGCCGGACTTCCCGACGGCGGGCATCATCTACGGCGTCGCCGGCGTGCGCGACGGCTACCGCACAGGGCGCGGGCGCGTCGTGATGCGCGCGGCCACGCACTTCGAAGAGATCGATCGCGGCCAGCGCATGGCGATCATCGTCGACGAGCTGCCGTATCAGGTGAACAAGCGTTCGCTGCTCGAGCGGATCGCCGAGCTCGTGAATGAGAAAAAGCTGGAAGGTATTTCGGACATCCGCGACGAATCCGACAAGAGCGGCATGCGCGTCGTGATCGAACTGAAGCGCGGCGAAGTGCCTGAGGTCATTCTTAATAATCTCTACAAGGCGACGCAGCTCCAGGACACGTTCGGCATGAACATGGTCGCGCTGGTCGACGGCCAGCCGAAGCTGCTGAACCTGAAGGAAATGCTCTCGCATTTCCTGTCGCACCGTCGCGAAGTATTGACGCGGCGCACTGTATACGAACTGCGCAAGGCGCGCGAACGCGGCCACGTGCTCGAAGGTCTCGCTGTCGCGCTGGCCAACATCGACGATTTCATCGCGATCATCAAGGCGGCGCCGACGCCGCCTGTCGCGAAGCAGGAGTTGATGGACCGTTCGTGGGATTCGTCGATCGTGCGCGAGATGCTGCAGCGTGCCGAGACGGACAACGCTACATCGGGCGGCCGCACCGCGTTCCGTCCGGAAGGTCTGAACCCGGCGTATGGCATGCAGGCCGACGGGCTCTACCGTCTGTCGGACACGCAGGCGCAGGAAATTCTGCAGATGCGTCTGCAACGCCTGACGGGCCTCGAGCAGGACAAGATCCTCAGCGAGTACCGCGACGTGATGGCTCAAATCGCCGACCTGCTGGATATCCTCGCGCGTCCGGAGCGCATAACTTCCATCATCTTCGACGAACTCACCTCGATCAAGGGCGAATTTGGCGACGAACGCCGCTCGCGCATCGAGTTGAACGCGACCGAACTGAACACGGAAGACCTCATCACGCCGCAGGACATGGTCGTGACGATGTCGCACTCCGGTTACGTGAAATCGCAGCCGTTGTCCGAATATCGCGCCCAGAAGCGCGGAGGTCGCGGCAAGCAGGCGACACAGATGAAGGAAGACGACTGGATCGACACGCTCTTCATCGCGAACACGCACGACCACATCCTGTGCTTCTCGAACCGCGGCCGTGTTTATTGGCTGAAGGTTTACGAAGTGCCGCAGGGCTCGCGCAATTCGCGCGGCCGGCCGATCGTCAACATGTTCCCGCTGCAGGAAGGCGAGAAGATCACTGTCGTGCTGCCCGTCAAGGAATTCTCGGCCGACAAGTTCATCTTCATGGCAACGGCGCTCGGCACGGTCAAGAAGACGCCGCTCGAAGCATTTAGCCGTCCGCTGAAGAAGGGCATCATCGCGGTCGGTCTGGATGACGGTGATTACCTGATCGGTGCGGCGATCACCGACGGCGAGCATGACGTGATGCTGTTCTCGGATTCGGGCAAGGCGGTCCGCTTCGACGAGAACGACGTTCGTCCGATGGGCCGTGAAGCGCGCGGCGTGCGCGGCATGCAGCTCGAAGACGGTCAGCAGGTGATTGCACTGCTGGTCGCGGGCGACGAACAGGAGTCGGTGCTGACGGCAACGGAAAACGGCTACGGCAAGCGCACCCCGATCACGGAGTACACGCGCCACGGCCGCGGCACGAAGGGCATGATCGCGATCCAGACGTCCGAGCGCAACGGCAAGGTGGTCGCTGCGACGCTGGTCGACTCGGACGCGCAGATCATGTTGATCACGAATACGGGCGTGCTGATCCGCACGCGTGTGTCGGAAATTCGAGAAATGGGCCGTGCTACGCAAGGTGTTACACTCATCAGCCTTGATGAAGGTACCAAGCTTTCCGGTCTGCAGCAGGTTGCTGAAGCGGAAGCAGACGTGGACGGTGACGCCGACGCGCCTGCGGACGAAGCGGGCGGTGACGAAAGCGAAGCGTCGTGA
- the ompA gene encoding outer membrane protein OmpA: MNKLSKLAFIAATAVMAASAMAQSVPASRQATNDNWVNGTGEYVWMNGTNELCWRDAFWTPATANAKCDGALVAQAPTPPAPPAPVAPAITSQKITYQADTLFDFDKAILKPAGKEKLDDLASKIQGLNLEVVVATGYTDRIGSDKYNDRLSLRRAQAVKAYLVSKGIEANRIYTEGKGKRNPVTTGCNQKNRKQLIACLAPDRRVEVEVVGTSKQ, encoded by the coding sequence ATGAATAAACTTTCAAAGCTCGCGTTCATTGCAGCTACCGCAGTTATGGCTGCATCCGCTATGGCACAGTCGGTGCCGGCGTCGCGACAAGCCACCAACGACAACTGGGTGAACGGCACCGGCGAATACGTGTGGATGAACGGCACGAATGAGCTTTGCTGGCGCGACGCGTTCTGGACGCCGGCAACGGCTAACGCAAAGTGCGATGGCGCACTGGTCGCACAAGCACCGACGCCGCCGGCACCTCCGGCTCCGGTCGCTCCGGCTATCACCAGCCAGAAGATCACGTATCAAGCTGACACGCTGTTCGACTTCGACAAGGCAATCCTGAAGCCGGCTGGCAAGGAAAAGCTGGACGATCTCGCATCGAAGATTCAAGGCCTGAACCTGGAAGTCGTCGTGGCCACCGGCTACACCGACCGCATCGGTTCGGACAAGTACAACGACCGTCTGTCGCTGCGTCGTGCACAAGCTGTCAAGGCATACCTGGTCAGCAAGGGCATCGAAGCCAACCGTATCTACACGGAAGGCAAGGGCAAGCGCAACCCGGTTACGACCGGCTGCAACCAGAAGAACCGCAAGCAACTCATCGCCTGCCTCGCACCGGATCGTCGCGTGGAAGTCGAAGTTGTCGGTACTTCGAAGCAGTAA
- the pheA gene encoding prephenate dehydratase, with protein sequence MDDELNSQLKPLRERIDAIDAQLIALLNQRAAVALEVGEVKKHFNAPVFRPEREQQVIARLQDMSAGPLAGEHISAIWREIMAASRALEKNITAAYLGPAGTYSEQAMHEYFGQSIEGLPCSSIDEVFRSVEAGGAEFGVVPIENSTEGAVSRTLDLLLQTQLLIGGELALPIHHNLLTLNGGLAGVTRVCAHAQALAQCQRWLATHAPHVERQAVSSNAEAARMAAEDPTIAAIAGDRAATQYGLQVAYALIQDDPHNRTRFVMIGKQPTGASGYDKTSLIVSVANEPGAMFKLLEPLARHGVSMTRFESRPARVGTWEYYFYIDVEGHRDDAAVSAALADLGRKADFLKILGSYPRAR encoded by the coding sequence ATGGACGACGAACTCAACTCTCAACTCAAACCGCTGCGCGAACGCATCGACGCGATCGACGCGCAGCTCATCGCGCTGCTGAATCAGCGTGCGGCGGTCGCACTCGAAGTCGGCGAGGTCAAGAAGCACTTCAACGCGCCCGTGTTTCGTCCGGAGCGCGAGCAGCAGGTGATTGCGCGTCTGCAGGACATGAGCGCAGGGCCGCTCGCGGGAGAGCACATCAGCGCGATCTGGCGCGAAATCATGGCCGCGAGCCGCGCGCTCGAAAAGAACATCACGGCCGCCTACCTCGGGCCGGCCGGCACGTATAGCGAACAGGCGATGCACGAGTACTTCGGTCAGTCGATCGAAGGGTTGCCCTGTTCGTCGATCGACGAAGTGTTTCGCTCGGTCGAAGCGGGTGGCGCGGAATTCGGCGTCGTGCCCATCGAAAACTCGACGGAAGGCGCGGTGTCGCGCACGCTCGATCTGCTGCTGCAAACGCAACTGCTGATCGGTGGCGAACTCGCATTGCCGATCCATCACAATCTGCTGACGCTCAACGGCGGGCTGGCGGGCGTGACGCGCGTGTGTGCGCACGCGCAGGCACTCGCGCAGTGCCAGCGCTGGCTGGCCACGCACGCGCCGCATGTCGAGCGCCAGGCCGTGTCGAGCAACGCCGAAGCCGCGCGCATGGCCGCGGAAGATCCGACCATCGCGGCCATCGCCGGCGACCGGGCCGCGACGCAATACGGTCTGCAGGTCGCGTACGCGCTGATCCAGGACGACCCGCACAACCGCACGCGCTTCGTGATGATCGGCAAGCAGCCGACGGGCGCAAGCGGCTACGACAAGACGTCGCTGATCGTGTCCGTCGCGAACGAGCCGGGCGCGATGTTCAAGCTGCTCGAACCGCTCGCGCGCCACGGCGTGTCGATGACGCGCTTCGAGTCGCGTCCGGCGCGCGTCGGCACGTGGGAGTATTACTTCTACATCGACGTCGAAGGCCATCGCGACGACGCGGCGGTTTCAGCCGCGCTTGCCGATCTCGGCAGGAAAGCAGACTTCCTGAAGATTCTCGGCTCGTATCCGCGCGCCCGCTGA
- the ubiG gene encoding bifunctional 2-polyprenyl-6-hydroxyphenol methylase/3-demethylubiquinol 3-O-methyltransferase UbiG, protein MTNADPHELQKFSDLAHRWWDPNAEFKPLHELNPVRLNWIDSHAHLAGKRVLDIGCGGGILSESMATLGADVKGIDLSNEALGVADLHSLESGVTVNYEEIAAEALAAREPASFDVVTCMEMLEHVPDPSKVVEACKTLVKPGGWVFFSTLNRNVKAYLLAVVGAEYIARMLPKGTHDYARFIRPSELAGFARAAGLHTVEIKGITYNPLTRHFGVSNDTDVNYMLACRREA, encoded by the coding sequence ATGACCAATGCCGATCCCCACGAACTGCAGAAATTCAGCGATCTTGCGCATCGCTGGTGGGACCCGAACGCCGAGTTCAAACCGTTGCACGAACTGAATCCGGTGCGGCTCAACTGGATCGATTCGCACGCGCATCTCGCGGGCAAGCGCGTACTCGATATCGGCTGCGGCGGCGGGATTCTGTCGGAGTCGATGGCGACTTTGGGCGCCGATGTGAAGGGAATCGACCTGTCCAATGAGGCTTTGGGCGTCGCGGATCTTCACAGCCTTGAAAGCGGTGTAACGGTAAATTACGAAGAGATCGCCGCGGAGGCGCTGGCAGCCCGCGAACCTGCTTCGTTCGATGTCGTCACCTGCATGGAAATGCTCGAACACGTGCCCGATCCGTCGAAGGTCGTGGAAGCGTGCAAGACGCTCGTCAAGCCGGGCGGCTGGGTGTTCTTTTCGACCCTCAATCGCAATGTGAAGGCGTACCTGCTGGCGGTGGTCGGCGCGGAGTACATCGCGCGCATGCTGCCGAAGGGCACGCACGACTACGCGCGCTTCATCCGCCCGTCGGAGCTTGCCGGCTTCGCGCGCGCGGCGGGCCTGCATACCGTCGAAATCAAGGGCATCACCTACAACCCGCTCACGCGCCATTTCGGCGTGTCGAACGACACCGACGTCAACTACATGCTCGCGTGCCGTCGCGAAGCGTGA
- the hisC gene encoding histidinol-phosphate transaminase, whose translation MTTSFGPSYVRAIAPYVAGKPISEVAREFGLDEARIVKLASNENPLGMPESAKTAMAQAASELGRYPDANAFELKAALSAQYDVPADWITLGNGSNDILELAAHAFVEKNQSVVYAQYSFAVYALATQGLGARAIVVPAVQYGHDLDAMLAAISDDTRLVFVANPNNPTGTFIDGPTIEAFLSKVPRHVAVVLDEAYTEYLSADKRYDSIAWVRRYPNLLVSRTFSKAFGLAGLRVGFAIAQPELTDLMNRLRQPFNVNTLAQAAAIAALNDKPFLQKSAELNAQGYQRLTQAFDKLGLEYVPSHGNFVLVRVGNDDGAGNRVNLELLKQGVIVRPVGSYGLPQWLRVTIGLPEENEAFIAALEKTLATA comes from the coding sequence ATGACAACGTCTTTCGGTCCGTCCTACGTTCGCGCGATCGCGCCTTATGTGGCTGGCAAGCCGATTTCGGAAGTCGCGCGCGAATTTGGGCTGGACGAAGCGCGTATCGTGAAACTGGCGTCGAACGAAAATCCGCTCGGCATGCCGGAATCCGCGAAAACGGCGATGGCGCAGGCGGCAAGCGAACTCGGCCGCTATCCGGACGCGAACGCGTTCGAGTTGAAGGCCGCGCTTTCCGCGCAATACGACGTGCCCGCCGACTGGATCACGCTCGGCAACGGCAGCAACGACATTCTCGAACTGGCCGCGCATGCGTTCGTCGAGAAGAACCAGTCCGTCGTCTACGCGCAGTACTCGTTCGCCGTCTACGCGCTGGCGACGCAAGGTCTCGGCGCACGCGCGATCGTCGTGCCGGCCGTGCAGTACGGCCACGATCTGGACGCGATGCTCGCCGCGATCAGCGACGACACGCGCCTCGTGTTCGTCGCGAACCCGAACAATCCGACAGGCACGTTCATCGACGGCCCGACGATCGAAGCGTTCCTGTCGAAGGTGCCGCGTCACGTCGCCGTCGTGCTCGACGAGGCGTACACGGAATATCTGAGTGCCGACAAGCGCTATGACTCGATTGCGTGGGTGCGCCGCTATCCGAACCTGCTGGTGTCGCGCACGTTCTCGAAGGCGTTCGGTCTCGCGGGTCTGCGCGTCGGCTTCGCCATCGCGCAGCCGGAACTGACTGACCTGATGAACCGTCTGCGTCAGCCGTTCAATGTGAACACGCTCGCGCAAGCGGCCGCGATCGCCGCGCTGAACGACAAGCCGTTCCTGCAAAAGAGCGCTGAACTGAATGCGCAGGGCTATCAACGCCTGACGCAGGCGTTCGACAAGCTCGGTCTCGAATATGTGCCGTCGCACGGCAATTTCGTGCTGGTTCGCGTCGGTAATGATGACGGCGCGGGCAATCGCGTGAATCTCGAACTGCTGAAGCAGGGCGTGATCGTGCGGCCGGTGGGCAGCTATGGCTTGCCGCAGTGGCTGCGCGTGACGATCGGCCTGCCGGAGGAAAACGAGGCGTTCATCGCGGCGCTCGAAAAGACGCTGGCGACGGCCTGA
- the aroA gene encoding 3-phosphoshikimate 1-carboxyvinyltransferase → MEHLDLGPFSRASGTVRLPGSKSISNRVLLLAALSEGETTITNLLDSDDTRVMLDALEKLGVKVKRDGDTCVVTGTRGALPAARADLFLGNAGTAVRPLTAALAVNGGDYRIHGVPRMHERPIGDLVDGLRQIGAKIDYEENEGFPPLRIRPGQISVDAPIRVRGDVSSQFLTALLMTLPLVKTESGETIVEVAGELISKPYIEITIALMARFGIKVERLGWERFTIPSGVRYQSPGKIMVEGDASSASYFLAAGALGGGPLRVEGVGRASIQGDVGFATALIKMGANVTMGDDWIEVRGVGNDHGKLDPIDMDFNLIPDAAMTIAVAALFADGTTTLRNIASWRVKETDRIAAMATELRKVGAKVQEGEDFLVVTPPEKLTPNAAIDTYDDHRMAMCFSLVSLGGVPVRINDPKCVGKTFPDYFERFLALAQP, encoded by the coding sequence ATGGAACATCTCGATCTCGGACCCTTTTCCCGCGCGTCCGGCACCGTCCGTCTGCCCGGCTCGAAGAGCATCTCGAACCGCGTGCTGCTGCTCGCGGCTTTGTCCGAGGGTGAGACGACGATCACGAATCTGCTCGATTCCGACGACACGCGCGTGATGCTCGATGCGCTGGAAAAGCTCGGCGTGAAGGTCAAGCGCGACGGCGACACCTGTGTCGTGACGGGTACGCGCGGCGCGCTACCGGCGGCGCGCGCGGATCTGTTCCTCGGCAACGCGGGCACGGCAGTGCGGCCTTTGACGGCGGCTCTTGCGGTGAACGGCGGTGACTACCGGATTCATGGCGTGCCGCGCATGCACGAGCGTCCGATCGGCGATCTGGTCGACGGGCTGCGGCAGATCGGCGCGAAGATCGACTACGAAGAGAACGAAGGCTTTCCGCCGCTGCGCATCCGTCCCGGCCAGATTTCCGTCGATGCGCCCATCCGCGTGCGCGGTGACGTGTCGAGCCAGTTCCTGACGGCGCTGCTGATGACGCTGCCGCTCGTGAAGACGGAAAGCGGCGAGACGATCGTCGAAGTGGCGGGCGAGCTGATCTCGAAGCCGTATATCGAGATCACGATCGCGCTGATGGCGCGCTTCGGCATCAAGGTCGAACGGCTCGGCTGGGAGCGCTTCACGATTCCGAGCGGCGTGCGTTATCAGTCGCCGGGCAAGATCATGGTGGAAGGCGACGCGTCGTCAGCCTCGTATTTCCTCGCGGCGGGCGCGCTGGGCGGTGGACCGCTGCGCGTCGAAGGCGTGGGGCGCGCGAGCATCCAGGGCGACGTCGGTTTTGCGACGGCGCTGATAAAGATGGGCGCGAACGTCACGATGGGCGACGACTGGATCGAAGTGCGCGGCGTCGGCAACGACCACGGCAAGCTCGACCCGATCGACATGGACTTCAACCTGATCCCCGACGCGGCCATGACGATCGCCGTCGCCGCGCTGTTCGCCGACGGCACGACGACGCTGCGCAACATCGCGAGCTGGCGCGTGAAGGAAACCGACCGCATCGCCGCGATGGCGACCGAGCTGCGCAAAGTCGGCGCGAAGGTGCAGGAGGGCGAGGATTTCCTCGTCGTCACACCGCCTGAAAAGCTGACGCCGAACGCCGCAATCGACACTTACGACGACCACCGCATGGCGATGTGCTTCTCGCTGGTGAGCCTCGGCGGCGTGCCCGTGCGGATCAACGACCCGAAATGTGTCGGTAAGACGTTCCCCGATTACTTCGAGCGCTTCCTCGCGCTCGCTCAACCCTGA
- a CDS encoding DUF2059 domain-containing protein translates to MQKRFKQLMVLAAFVPTLAMAQALQTQQPAPAAPAAAAAPVDPAKQAAIKNLLDAIDAQKLVGAIGNSAQMQAKQLVPAILSDALSENKTMTDKQKQASVPSLQKNAVPKLVDSAGQVFATDAFKQDAMQAQYDAYAKYYSTQEINDLTAFYKSPTGRKFIQVQDQVGRDVVNGLMQKYMPQSIKATRDQADKEVASVKPAK, encoded by the coding sequence ATGCAAAAACGTTTCAAGCAGTTGATGGTTCTGGCCGCTTTCGTCCCGACCCTCGCGATGGCGCAAGCGCTGCAAACGCAGCAGCCGGCTCCGGCTGCCCCGGCTGCTGCTGCTGCCCCCGTCGACCCGGCGAAGCAGGCTGCCATCAAGAATCTGCTCGACGCGATCGACGCACAGAAGCTGGTCGGCGCAATCGGCAACAGCGCGCAGATGCAGGCAAAGCAGCTGGTCCCGGCCATCCTGTCGGACGCGCTGTCGGAAAACAAGACGATGACGGACAAGCAAAAGCAGGCTTCCGTCCCGTCGCTGCAGAAGAACGCCGTGCCGAAGCTGGTTGACTCGGCAGGCCAGGTCTTCGCAACGGACGCATTCAAGCAGGACGCGATGCAAGCTCAGTACGACGCCTACGCGAAGTACTACAGCACGCAGGAAATCAACGACCTGACCGCGTTCTACAAGAGCCCGACGGGCCGCAAGTTCATCCAGGTTCAAGACCAGGTTGGCCGCGACGTCGTGAACGGTCTGATGCAGAAGTACATGCCGCAATCGATCAAGGCAACGCGCGACCAGGCTGACAAGGAAGTCGCTTCCGTCAAGCCGGCGAAGTAA